In a genomic window of Verrucomicrobiota bacterium:
- a CDS encoding DUF2309 domain-containing protein, protein MKNDILLQSMQTACRRIPPLWPLKNFVAVNPFLGMADMPFAGAAGLMQRVGHGDILMPPSYYLKRLETGDIQDEDIIKACQQLERDGALKGLPEYDHRNVDGLVRYLKMSEGGQGQDPVLTVADWRDKNEGTAWSAFVVEEVSKWCSVYFDEGQSSWRMPWRGQSFYKAWREAARFDANPGLMGMGDFRKIVDGLSEDPMETIQMIMGILEVPEAGMTDFLHRQIMSVGGWGGYIQYRVRQAGMNGQEDTSLVEFLALRLVYDLVLFKGIKGKGWAQWKTQVAGMDAPQKMIPEASILCRLLAQQTLENSFQRRLFKGMAGCLGRQEETMSARKTLQAIFCIDVRSEIYRRNLEGRSAEIETIGFAGFFGIAVEYLPMGRRHGNVQCPVLLNPALTIRETLQDSSPGQDESMHRRLVFGQRIGAAWNAFKTSAVSCFPFVETVGLAYGVGLVQDSLRLHTSEKPGTCCGKPSTPQVSLVRKGHHHGHAHGFDTGIDDESKINMAAGALRNMGLTSGFARFVLICGHGSQTRNNPYGSGLDCGACGGHAGDVNARVAVALFNDLDVRVGLRKIDIHIPDDTVFLAGLHNTTTDDVHLFEDEVTQSADRALLETVRGWLDRASAVTRRERATRLGMQDQISHPRFDEKIRQRSKDWAQVRPEWGLAGNAAFIAAPRERTRGLNLQGRVFLHNYDVNLDPSGSVLELILCAPVVVASWINLQYYASTVNNRLFGSGNKVLHNVVGVLGVWQGNAGDLQTGLPMQSVHDGTRWMHEPLRLSVIIEASTESINVVLKKHPEVRALMDHGWLHLFAIKPGGGECFRYAGGYEWQSEEMDNAPADAAGVSEGASALAMV, encoded by the coding sequence ATGAAAAATGATATACTCCTCCAGTCGATGCAAACTGCTTGCCGGCGGATCCCGCCTTTGTGGCCGCTGAAAAACTTTGTGGCGGTAAACCCCTTTCTCGGAATGGCGGACATGCCGTTTGCGGGTGCGGCCGGCCTCATGCAGCGAGTCGGACACGGGGATATACTGATGCCACCGTCCTATTATTTAAAAAGGCTGGAAACCGGTGATATACAAGATGAGGATATTATTAAAGCCTGCCAGCAGCTCGAGAGGGACGGGGCTCTGAAGGGTTTACCGGAATACGACCACCGCAATGTCGATGGACTCGTTAGGTACTTAAAAATGTCCGAAGGCGGACAAGGACAGGACCCAGTATTAACCGTGGCCGACTGGCGGGACAAAAATGAAGGAACAGCCTGGAGCGCCTTTGTCGTCGAGGAGGTATCCAAATGGTGTTCGGTTTATTTTGATGAAGGACAGTCATCGTGGAGGATGCCTTGGCGAGGGCAATCGTTTTACAAGGCCTGGAGGGAGGCGGCACGGTTCGACGCTAACCCCGGGCTGATGGGGATGGGGGATTTTCGCAAGATCGTCGATGGACTCTCCGAGGATCCCATGGAGACCATCCAGATGATTATGGGAATCTTGGAGGTGCCGGAGGCGGGAATGACCGACTTTTTGCACAGGCAGATCATGAGTGTGGGGGGGTGGGGTGGTTATATCCAATACCGGGTGCGCCAAGCGGGGATGAATGGCCAAGAGGACACCTCACTTGTGGAGTTTCTAGCGCTCAGATTAGTTTATGACCTAGTTCTTTTCAAAGGGATTAAAGGAAAGGGGTGGGCACAATGGAAAACACAAGTCGCCGGGATGGATGCCCCGCAGAAAATGATTCCTGAGGCAAGTATCCTGTGTCGTCTGCTGGCCCAACAAACACTGGAAAATTCCTTTCAAAGACGTTTATTTAAGGGAATGGCTGGTTGTCTCGGTCGGCAGGAGGAAACCATGTCTGCCCGTAAAACGTTGCAGGCGATTTTCTGCATCGATGTCCGTTCGGAGATTTACCGGCGGAATCTGGAGGGGCGCTCCGCGGAAATCGAGACGATTGGATTTGCCGGATTTTTCGGGATAGCCGTCGAATACCTGCCGATGGGGCGCAGACACGGGAATGTCCAGTGTCCGGTGTTACTGAACCCCGCGCTCACTATCCGCGAGACGCTCCAAGACTCCTCTCCCGGTCAGGATGAGTCCATGCACAGGCGACTGGTTTTCGGTCAGAGAATCGGGGCCGCGTGGAACGCCTTTAAAACCTCTGCTGTCTCGTGTTTCCCCTTTGTAGAAACGGTCGGACTCGCCTACGGTGTCGGACTTGTACAGGATTCACTTCGACTGCACACTTCTGAAAAACCCGGCACATGTTGCGGAAAACCCAGTACGCCACAAGTGAGCCTGGTCCGTAAGGGACATCACCATGGCCATGCGCACGGGTTTGACACGGGCATAGATGATGAATCGAAAATAAACATGGCCGCCGGAGCGTTACGCAACATGGGCTTGACCTCCGGATTTGCACGGTTTGTTCTCATCTGCGGACACGGCAGCCAGACTCGGAATAACCCCTACGGTTCGGGGTTAGACTGCGGGGCATGTGGAGGACACGCCGGGGATGTGAATGCCCGGGTGGCGGTGGCCCTTTTCAACGATCTAGACGTTCGTGTGGGACTCCGGAAGATAGATATCCACATTCCAGATGATACAGTTTTCCTAGCGGGTTTACATAATACCACCACTGATGATGTCCATCTCTTTGAAGATGAGGTGACGCAGTCCGCGGACCGGGCCCTCCTAGAAACGGTGCGGGGATGGCTCGACCGAGCCTCGGCAGTGACCCGGCGTGAACGCGCCACAAGGCTAGGAATGCAGGACCAGATTTCACACCCCCGCTTTGACGAGAAAATCCGTCAGCGCAGTAAGGACTGGGCACAGGTCCGTCCTGAATGGGGGCTCGCAGGCAACGCAGCATTTATCGCGGCGCCTCGTGAGCGGACTCGGGGATTAAATTTGCAGGGCCGGGTCTTTCTGCATAATTATGATGTCAACCTCGATCCGTCCGGATCAGTCTTGGAGCTGATCTTGTGCGCGCCCGTGGTGGTGGCCAGCTGGATCAACCTTCAATACTACGCCTCCACGGTGAATAACCGCCTTTTTGGGAGCGGGAATAAAGTACTGCACAATGTGGTGGGAGTCTTAGGAGTCTGGCAGGGAAATGCCGGGGATCTCCAGACAGGGCTGCCAATGCAGTCGGTCCATGACGGTACTCGGTGGATGCACGAACCCCTCCGGCTGAGTGTGATCATCGAGGCCAGCACGGAATCCATCAATGTAGTACTGAAAAAACACCCGGAGGTCCGCGCACTGATGGATCACGGATGGTTGCACCTCTTTGCGATCAAACCCGGAGGCGGGGAGTGCTTTCGTTACGCCGGAGGTTACGAATGGCAAAGTGAGGAAATGGATAATGCCCCGGCTGATGCTGCGGGAGTTTCTGAGGGTGCCTCAGCCTTAGCGATGGTTTGA
- a CDS encoding methylmalonyl-CoA mutase family protein: MVTDRLLGGFKASTPDEWRSAAEALLKGASFEKKLLTQTYEGITLQPIYSRQDISGFKHLEQLPGQADFMRCSSASGYRSKVWEISQELPYGTPQLVNEALRNDLANGQTEIQILPDLITQFGNDPDYAQPAEVGMCGVSLSNIQDFDTLFKGIDVENHSVYLRGGPSCLALAIVFFAWTQKYAVNVKKLHGCFESDPFGIWASLGRLPINLDTLFEEIAILTKYVSAKKLHFQTITVSASAYHDAGANAVQELAYSMATGVEYLRRFESNGLSVDDTAPRMQFVYGIGTNFFMELAKLRAARLLWSKVIQASGGKSEAQKMWIHARTATRDKTVVDAYNNVLRGTTEAFAAILGQCNSMHVSPFDEVYQVPDDFSRRMARNTQLILKHECLLTDVIDPAGGSWFIENLTKDLAEKAWELFQKIEADGGMEKGLRTGTIQKQITAIRDQRIKNAGNRKDIVVGVNNYPNPREVLPTPRIPDAMEIFKRRQAEISTYRQSAEPSEDSQILALLSKLRGKESEKLVSTAAEAVLAGASLGEVSRVLRANQAMEEPIEKLPLFRPSALYEGLRKKCEDYAKKHGQDLTVLQLNVGASREYRLRADWTSSFLQVGGVKVLADKDFGTVAEAVEAAKVGKAKAVVICSTDEKYTQHVPDLAAALKALPGRRVVIVAGAPGDNEAAWKAAGVDSFINVRVPNFEFLNGLINQMESLV; the protein is encoded by the coding sequence ATGGTAACAGACCGACTTTTAGGAGGATTCAAAGCATCCACACCGGATGAATGGAGAAGTGCTGCTGAGGCACTTTTAAAAGGGGCATCCTTCGAGAAAAAGCTGCTCACCCAGACTTATGAGGGTATTACACTCCAGCCGATTTATTCCCGCCAAGACATTTCAGGATTCAAACACCTTGAGCAGCTGCCCGGGCAAGCGGATTTCATGCGTTGCAGTTCGGCCTCCGGTTATCGCAGCAAAGTCTGGGAAATATCCCAAGAGCTTCCTTACGGGACACCACAATTAGTTAATGAAGCATTGCGGAATGACTTGGCTAATGGCCAGACGGAAATCCAGATTCTCCCCGATTTGATTACCCAGTTTGGCAACGATCCAGATTATGCGCAACCTGCCGAGGTCGGCATGTGCGGAGTCTCCCTCTCGAATATCCAGGATTTCGACACGTTATTTAAAGGGATCGATGTGGAGAATCACTCTGTTTACCTGCGTGGTGGGCCGAGCTGTCTGGCTTTGGCGATTGTTTTCTTTGCTTGGACACAGAAATACGCGGTGAATGTCAAAAAGCTGCACGGATGTTTCGAGTCCGATCCATTCGGGATATGGGCTTCCTTGGGGCGTTTACCTATTAATCTCGATACGTTATTTGAGGAAATCGCGATCCTGACAAAATATGTCTCCGCCAAAAAACTCCATTTCCAGACGATCACAGTTTCGGCTTCTGCTTACCATGATGCCGGGGCGAATGCCGTTCAGGAGCTGGCTTACTCCATGGCCACAGGGGTCGAGTACCTGAGGCGTTTCGAGTCTAACGGGTTAAGCGTGGATGATACTGCCCCCCGGATGCAATTTGTTTACGGGATCGGGACGAATTTCTTTATGGAGCTGGCAAAACTGCGTGCCGCCCGGCTGCTCTGGTCGAAAGTCATCCAGGCCAGTGGTGGGAAATCCGAAGCCCAGAAAATGTGGATCCATGCACGTACAGCCACCCGTGATAAAACCGTGGTGGATGCGTATAATAATGTATTACGCGGGACGACCGAGGCATTTGCGGCGATTTTGGGCCAGTGTAACTCGATGCATGTCAGCCCGTTTGACGAGGTCTATCAAGTGCCCGACGATTTCTCCCGACGTATGGCGCGCAATACCCAGTTAATCCTGAAACATGAATGTCTCCTGACCGACGTTATCGATCCTGCGGGCGGATCATGGTTTATTGAAAACCTCACGAAGGATCTGGCTGAAAAAGCTTGGGAACTCTTCCAAAAAATCGAAGCCGACGGGGGAATGGAAAAAGGATTACGCACGGGTACTATCCAGAAACAAATTACTGCAATCCGGGATCAACGGATTAAAAATGCGGGGAACCGCAAGGATATTGTCGTCGGGGTGAATAATTACCCGAATCCCAGGGAAGTGTTGCCGACCCCGCGTATCCCGGATGCGATGGAGATTTTCAAGAGAAGACAGGCGGAAATATCCACTTACCGCCAGAGTGCCGAGCCCTCCGAGGATAGCCAGATACTCGCCCTCTTATCAAAGCTTAGAGGGAAGGAATCCGAGAAACTTGTTTCGACAGCGGCTGAAGCCGTCCTTGCTGGAGCCAGTCTGGGAGAGGTCTCGCGTGTGCTCCGTGCTAATCAGGCGATGGAAGAACCGATTGAAAAACTCCCGCTCTTCCGCCCCTCTGCCCTTTACGAGGGGTTGAGGAAAAAATGTGAGGATTATGCCAAAAAACACGGGCAGGATTTAACCGTCCTCCAGCTCAATGTCGGGGCATCACGGGAATACCGACTGCGCGCAGACTGGACGAGTAGTTTCCTCCAGGTCGGTGGAGTCAAGGTGCTGGCCGATAAAGATTTCGGTACGGTCGCCGAAGCGGTGGAAGCGGCGAAGGTAGGCAAAGCAAAAGCTGTTGTGATATGTTCCACCGATGAAAAATATACGCAACATGTCCCGGATCTCGCCGCCGCCCTCAAAGCGTTACCGGGCCGTCGCGTCGTGATTGTCGCCGGTGCCCCTGGAGATAATGAGGCCGCTTGGAAGGCCGCTGGGGTAGACAGTTTTATCAATGTGCGAGTCCCTAATTTTGAGTTTTTGAACGGTTTGATTAATCAAATGGAGTCCCTCGTATGA
- the scpA gene encoding methylmalonyl-CoA mutase, with amino-acid sequence MSTIPNFENIPLSMESPKSSYEEWEKKVERESKQPLNDLMVEAMEKIEIKPLYTSEDLKKLEHLDYTAGLPPFLRGPYAAMYVMQPWTIRQYAGFSTAEESNAFYRRNLAAGQKGLSVAFDLATHRGYDSDHPRVIGDVGKAGVAIDSILDMEILFAGIPLDKISVSMTMNGAVLPVLAFYIVTALEQGARLEELSGTIQNDILKEYMVRNTYIYPPEPSMKIIADIFSYTSKYMPRFNSISISGYHMQEAGASADLELAYTLADGLEYIRAGIKAGIEIDAFAPRLSFFWAQGKNFFMEIAKMRAARLLWAKIVKEFHPKSAKSMALRTHSQTSGWSLTEQDPFNNIVRTCIEAMAATLGHTQSLHTNALDEAIALPTDFSARIARNTQLYLQEETGICRVVDPWGGSYYVEALTDALMRRAWSHIEEVEKLGGMAKAIETGLPKKRIEEVSARRQARIDSGQEVIIGVNKYRPTKEHPLDILDIDNSAVRESQIKRLHKLRAERDDTKVRAALEKLHECAKNGVGNLLELAVDAARQRASLGEISDACEKVFGRHQAVIHSISGVYSKEFGERHEIKDVQKLTDEFAKEEGRRPRIMIAKMGQDGHDRGAKVVATAFADMGFDVDIGPLFQTPEETAKQAVENDCHVVAMSSLAAGHKTLLPKLIEELTKLGREDIMVVCGGVIPAQDYEFLYANGASAIFGPGTVIPESAKKILVLLKGRLAGATVA; translated from the coding sequence ATGAGTACAATCCCCAATTTCGAAAATATCCCCCTGTCAATGGAGTCCCCGAAATCCTCCTATGAAGAGTGGGAGAAGAAGGTCGAGCGTGAATCCAAACAACCGCTGAATGACCTGATGGTCGAGGCGATGGAGAAAATCGAGATCAAACCCCTTTATACCAGTGAAGACCTCAAGAAACTGGAGCATTTGGATTACACAGCAGGACTCCCTCCCTTCCTGCGCGGGCCGTATGCCGCGATGTACGTGATGCAACCATGGACGATCCGTCAGTATGCCGGATTTTCCACGGCCGAGGAGTCAAATGCCTTTTATCGTAGAAATTTAGCGGCGGGCCAAAAAGGCCTTTCTGTCGCGTTCGATCTCGCCACACACCGTGGATACGACTCAGATCATCCGAGGGTCATAGGGGATGTCGGCAAAGCGGGTGTGGCGATTGATTCTATCCTGGACATGGAGATTCTATTTGCGGGTATTCCCCTCGATAAGATCTCCGTTTCCATGACGATGAATGGTGCGGTGTTACCTGTACTCGCCTTCTACATCGTCACCGCCCTTGAGCAAGGGGCAAGACTCGAGGAACTCTCCGGGACGATCCAGAATGATATCCTCAAGGAGTACATGGTGCGCAATACTTATATTTATCCGCCCGAACCCTCGATGAAAATCATTGCGGATATCTTCTCCTATACATCGAAGTACATGCCGAGATTTAACTCGATATCCATCTCCGGTTACCACATGCAGGAAGCGGGTGCCTCGGCAGACCTCGAGCTGGCTTACACACTGGCTGACGGGCTCGAATACATCCGAGCGGGAATTAAGGCTGGTATTGAAATCGATGCTTTTGCACCGCGCCTGTCATTTTTCTGGGCACAGGGGAAGAATTTCTTTATGGAAATCGCCAAGATGCGTGCCGCGCGTCTGCTTTGGGCCAAGATCGTGAAGGAGTTTCACCCGAAGAGTGCCAAATCAATGGCGTTACGCACCCATTCACAGACCTCCGGCTGGAGTCTCACCGAGCAGGATCCTTTTAATAACATTGTCCGCACCTGTATCGAAGCCATGGCCGCCACCCTCGGGCACACCCAGTCTTTACACACAAATGCCTTGGACGAAGCCATCGCTTTGCCGACAGATTTCTCCGCCCGTATCGCACGTAATACCCAGCTCTATCTACAGGAAGAAACCGGGATTTGTCGTGTGGTCGATCCTTGGGGCGGGTCTTATTATGTCGAGGCCCTGACGGACGCCCTCATGCGCCGTGCCTGGAGCCATATTGAGGAGGTCGAAAAACTCGGTGGCATGGCTAAAGCGATCGAGACAGGATTACCAAAAAAACGAATCGAAGAAGTCTCCGCCCGCCGCCAAGCTAGGATCGATAGCGGCCAGGAAGTTATTATCGGCGTGAATAAATACCGCCCGACAAAAGAGCATCCCTTGGATATTCTCGATATTGATAACTCCGCTGTCCGTGAGTCCCAGATTAAACGCCTGCACAAATTGCGCGCTGAGCGTGATGACACGAAAGTCCGTGCCGCCCTAGAAAAACTCCATGAATGTGCAAAAAACGGTGTGGGCAATTTGCTCGAACTGGCTGTCGATGCCGCCAGACAACGTGCCAGCCTCGGTGAAATCTCGGATGCCTGTGAGAAAGTCTTTGGCCGCCATCAGGCCGTCATTCACTCCATATCCGGGGTTTATAGTAAGGAATTCGGCGAACGCCATGAGATTAAAGATGTGCAGAAACTCACCGATGAATTCGCCAAAGAAGAAGGGCGCCGTCCCCGCATCATGATTGCAAAGATGGGCCAGGACGGACATGACCGTGGGGCCAAAGTAGTCGCGACGGCTTTTGCGGATATGGGATTTGATGTCGATATCGGTCCTCTTTTCCAGACTCCTGAGGAAACGGCTAAACAAGCTGTCGAGAATGATTGTCATGTCGTAGCGATGAGTTCCCTAGCTGCTGGGCACAAGACTTTATTGCCGAAACTCATTGAAGAACTCACCAAGCTGGGTCGTGAAGATATCATGGTCGTCTGTGGAGGGGTTATTCCTGCGCAGGATTATGAATTCCTTTACGCTAACGGTGCCAGTGCGATTTTTGGTCCAGGGACAGTGATTCCTGAGTCTGCCAAGAAAATCCTTGTGTTACTGAAGGGTCGACTTGCGGGGGCTACCGTGGCATGA
- the meaB gene encoding methylmalonyl Co-A mutase-associated GTPase MeaB, which yields MDAPVQSTDSARAEQDGIVSGAKTNLQEEDFIQPLNTLRKEDFVTGILQGNRSLLARAITLIESTAPKHQKLAQEILQELMPYTGGAVRVGITGVPGVGKSTFIESFGLNLCGNGRKVAVLAVDPSSQRSHGSILGDKTRMEHLSNHPNAFIRPSPSGNTLGGVARRTRETISLCEAFGFDVILVETVGVGQSETMVRDMVDYFLVLLLAGAGDDLQGIKKGIIEMGDGFLVTKADGDNRDRAMRTAVDLKSVLHLLSSPTPGWSPRAEVCSAKTGDGITDVWSVIEEFLKTTQGSEVFGQRRAEQLAQWFESLLQEKVINTFIHGAQIAPELARVRSDVLEGKVAPALAVENIVSRIVSHFEKN from the coding sequence GTGGATGCCCCAGTACAATCCACGGATTCCGCACGTGCGGAGCAGGATGGTATTGTGTCCGGGGCAAAAACTAATTTGCAAGAGGAGGATTTTATCCAACCGCTGAATACACTCCGGAAAGAAGATTTTGTCACAGGGATTTTGCAGGGTAACCGCAGTCTGTTAGCCAGGGCGATTACCTTGATTGAAAGTACCGCCCCCAAGCACCAGAAATTAGCGCAGGAGATTTTGCAGGAACTGATGCCGTATACCGGCGGGGCCGTGCGCGTGGGGATTACCGGTGTGCCCGGCGTGGGTAAAAGCACTTTTATCGAGTCGTTTGGGTTAAACCTTTGCGGCAACGGCCGGAAGGTGGCTGTCCTGGCAGTGGATCCCAGCAGTCAGCGTTCACACGGGAGTATATTGGGGGATAAAACGAGGATGGAGCATTTATCAAATCATCCAAATGCTTTTATCCGTCCCTCGCCATCAGGCAATACTTTGGGAGGAGTCGCCCGCAGGACCCGCGAGACGATTTCCCTTTGCGAAGCTTTTGGTTTCGATGTGATTCTTGTCGAGACTGTCGGGGTCGGCCAGAGCGAAACAATGGTGCGCGACATGGTGGATTATTTTCTGGTGCTGCTTTTGGCCGGGGCCGGGGATGATTTACAGGGAATCAAAAAAGGAATTATTGAAATGGGTGATGGATTTCTAGTCACCAAAGCCGACGGGGATAATCGGGACCGGGCCATGAGGACGGCGGTGGATTTAAAATCCGTGCTGCATTTGCTCTCTTCACCCACACCGGGATGGTCACCGAGGGCTGAGGTCTGTTCGGCAAAGACCGGGGATGGCATTACTGATGTATGGTCGGTTATTGAAGAGTTTTTAAAAACGACTCAGGGGTCCGAGGTCTTTGGGCAACGGCGCGCGGAGCAATTAGCACAATGGTTTGAGAGCCTTTTGCAGGAGAAAGTCATTAATACTTTCATCCACGGTGCGCAAATCGCCCCAGAGCTGGCCCGCGTGCGCTCGGATGTGCTCGAAGGCAAGGTGGCTCCTGCGCTCGCCGTAGAAAATATTGTCTCAAGGATTGTTAGTCATTTTGAAAAAAACTAA
- the mce gene encoding methylmalonyl-CoA epimerase: MINKIDHIGIAVKSLDETVPYYEKALGLKCEHIETVESQKVKTAFFTVGQTHIELLEPTSPESPVAKFIEKNGEGIHHIAFGTDNITGQLEQAKNANVRLIHEIPFEGAHEKLVAFLHPKSSFGVLTEFCSDKH; encoded by the coding sequence ATGATAAATAAAATCGATCACATCGGGATAGCCGTCAAATCGCTCGACGAGACGGTCCCCTATTACGAAAAAGCCTTGGGCCTCAAATGCGAACATATCGAAACCGTAGAATCGCAAAAAGTGAAGACCGCCTTTTTTACTGTGGGCCAGACACATATTGAGCTGCTCGAACCGACCAGCCCAGAAAGCCCGGTCGCGAAATTCATCGAAAAAAATGGAGAGGGAATCCATCATATTGCTTTTGGGACGGATAATATCACCGGCCAGCTCGAGCAGGCGAAAAATGCCAATGTCCGTTTGATCCACGAAATACCCTTTGAAGGTGCCCACGAAAAACTCGTCGCATTCCTCCATCCAAAATCATCATTCGGTGTACTCACAGAATTTTGCTCTGATAAACACTAA
- a CDS encoding acyl-CoA carboxylase subunit beta, with translation MAINQHLLDELKKRRATAEAGGGRDKIEARNEKGLLGARQRLTELFDENTFQEFGLLAEHDCHEFGLEGKDLPGDGVATGCGYVESRPVASFSQDFTVAGGSLGKTHAEKICEIMDYAAKVGMPVVGFNDSGGARIQEGVNSLSGYGHVFYKNVELSGVVPQIALISGPCAGGAAYSPALMDFIIMIKGNANMFICGPDVIKAATGQTTTMEEIGSAMAHGSVSGNIHFIAEDEHDAISITKDLLSYLPSNNLQDPPHHMGDLHLEDNPSMNEIIPEDNKTPLDVMEVIKRLVDDGKILEVQKEWAKNIIVGFARIHGMVVGIVANQPKVKAGTLDIDSSDKAARFIRFCNVFNIPLVTLVDVPGFMPGVAQEKGGIIRHGAKMLFAYASATVPKITVILRKAYGGAYLAMCSKDMGANMVFAWPTAEIAVMGAEGATKILYRKEIKASTDPKAKEVEMIEKYRERFASPYMAASKNMITDVIDPAKTRSTVSLALRMTLSKRETRPAKKHGNIPL, from the coding sequence ATGGCCATTAATCAGCATTTACTCGATGAATTAAAAAAGAGGCGCGCTACGGCAGAAGCCGGTGGTGGCCGTGATAAAATCGAAGCCCGTAATGAAAAAGGGCTTTTAGGGGCGCGTCAGCGGCTGACCGAGCTTTTTGATGAAAATACTTTTCAAGAGTTCGGTTTGTTGGCCGAGCACGATTGCCATGAGTTCGGTCTCGAAGGTAAAGACCTTCCCGGGGACGGGGTGGCGACGGGTTGCGGATATGTCGAGAGCCGTCCGGTGGCTTCTTTCAGCCAAGATTTTACTGTAGCCGGTGGTTCATTGGGGAAGACCCATGCGGAAAAAATCTGTGAGATCATGGATTACGCCGCCAAAGTCGGCATGCCTGTGGTTGGTTTTAATGATTCCGGTGGGGCGCGCATTCAAGAAGGGGTGAATTCCTTGAGCGGTTACGGACATGTATTTTATAAGAATGTCGAATTATCCGGTGTGGTGCCGCAAATTGCTTTGATCTCAGGGCCTTGTGCTGGTGGTGCGGCTTATTCGCCCGCGCTCATGGATTTCATCATCATGATCAAGGGTAATGCAAATATGTTTATATGCGGACCTGATGTCATTAAAGCCGCCACGGGGCAAACCACCACGATGGAGGAGATCGGCAGTGCGATGGCCCATGGAAGTGTGAGTGGGAACATTCATTTTATCGCCGAGGATGAGCATGATGCGATCTCGATTACAAAAGACCTCCTGAGTTATTTACCGAGCAATAACCTCCAGGACCCGCCCCATCACATGGGTGACCTCCATCTTGAAGATAATCCTTCGATGAATGAGATCATACCAGAGGATAATAAAACGCCGTTGGATGTGATGGAAGTGATTAAACGCCTTGTCGATGACGGGAAAATCCTCGAGGTCCAAAAAGAATGGGCTAAAAATATTATTGTCGGATTCGCCAGGATCCATGGGATGGTCGTCGGGATCGTCGCTAACCAACCAAAGGTCAAGGCGGGAACTCTCGATATTGACTCCTCGGATAAAGCCGCCCGTTTTATCCGCTTCTGTAACGTCTTTAATATTCCGCTAGTGACCCTCGTGGACGTACCCGGATTCATGCCGGGTGTCGCCCAAGAAAAAGGGGGGATTATCCGCCACGGGGCAAAGATGCTTTTTGCCTATGCCTCAGCGACGGTGCCGAAAATCACGGTCATCCTCCGAAAGGCTTACGGCGGGGCTTACCTCGCCATGTGCAGTAAAGACATGGGTGCAAATATGGTTTTCGCGTGGCCGACGGCAGAAATTGCAGTCATGGGTGCGGAAGGGGCGACAAAGATCCTGTACCGTAAGGAAATCAAAGCCTCTACGGATCCGAAAGCCAAGGAAGTGGAAATGATCGAGAAGTACCGCGAGCGTTTTGCTTCCCCTTATATGGCGGCATCGAAAAATATGATTACCGATGTCATTGACCCAGCAAAAACACGGTCAACGGTCTCCTTGGCTCTAAGGATGACACTCTCCAAGAGGGAAACACGTCCTGCCAAAAAACACGGAAATATCCCACTATGA
- a CDS encoding biotin/lipoyl-containing protein, which translates to MKKLKITIEGVSYDVEIQMPQNEGAPAPVRRVAPVAQAAAVAPVAAAAAPATSGTSKSAGANDLPCPLSGVVVSVAATVGQAVNEGDTVMTLEAMKMYTAVTAHKSGTVKAVLVVAGESVDEGQGLITIE; encoded by the coding sequence ATGAAAAAGCTCAAAATCACAATAGAAGGTGTCTCTTACGATGTGGAAATTCAAATGCCCCAAAATGAAGGGGCTCCTGCTCCTGTCCGTCGAGTCGCTCCTGTGGCCCAAGCCGCCGCTGTGGCTCCAGTGGCTGCAGCAGCCGCACCTGCTACGTCAGGCACCTCGAAATCAGCCGGGGCAAATGATTTGCCTTGTCCGCTCTCGGGCGTGGTTGTTTCCGTGGCTGCAACTGTCGGCCAAGCAGTAAATGAAGGGGATACTGTGATGACTTTGGAAGCCATGAAAATGTATACCGCGGTTACCGCCCATAAATCAGGGACAGTCAAAGCGGTGCTTGTGGTTGCCGGAGAGTCTGTCGATGAAGGCCAAGGCCTGATTACAATTGAATAG